AATGGGAAGTAAAGCTTACCATCGAACCAAAGGCTATTCAACCGTTCACATGTTTTTTAACCAACAAAGCAACACCTTCAGTGTTCCAATATGCATACTTAGCATTCGAACACTTGGGGGAAAATAATATTGGATACGGCAGCAAAGATGCCACAAAAATCGAGACTACGAGACCCGAGAACAATGATGCCTCATCGAAATCGAGAACTGCATGGCCAACCCCATAGAAACAAGTTTTACAAGTCACCCACATGtattggcaatttcttttcttttgcaatagaatgcttatgtacttttaaagatgGAAGGAacaaaataaagtccttttatttttatctcgtttcttgtccaaacgatgagttaattttatcatttgaaagttaatagAAAACTTCAAATGCTTATGCCAGAATGAACAAGAGACGtcttcttcaagagcaccgtaaacataagagggacctctcttatgaaaccctcatagtaaagggttggttccggaagagttTCTGCCCGGAATCCAAAAGCTATCGGAcgaaaatacacccgaagccttaTCTAATTCGACGCAAAATGAATAAACTTTGCGCAATACTTAAGCAAAAGCCTTCTTTATTTATCAACATGCCAAACGGCAtaagtacaaaagtacaaaagtacaaaggaaaataacaaaagagaaaaggaaaaatCTAAACACTGCCGCTACCGAAACTCACCATcgatcaaataattcaaaataagctttaaaaactacccacgaatgaaaaaagttttatttttgataatttttgaaaaagtcaacaaaagtcaaccacaTGCTTGCTTGGTCGAAATCTGAGATTCACACCAatacccgattacccattcacccccgagcccggttatgtaatttgtttcgaaatccgacctcaatttgaggtctaaatctcagttttacaaaatccctaaattcAACCCAAAATACCTAGTTTCTACCATggaattcatggatttgatgttaaaaacattcatgaaaagtaatggggaaTTGATAGAAAATGAGTCAGAGTTGCTTACTAATGAATTTGAGAAGAAAAAGTttttcaaaaatcgcctctagagtatttggggttgaaaaatggtgtaaaatgagctaagtcccatttCCCCCCTCTTTTACCTAGCTGCAGGTGTTGCATTTGCGAACACTTGTTTGCAAATACGATGCCCGCAAATGTGACACACTGATCGCAAATACGATCAGTACATCGGGACTTCTgaagtcgcaaatgcaacattttGTTTGCAAATACGAAAGGCCCCCATCACAAATGCGCTCAAgtgtttcgcaaatgcgagatctgcagtaGTGCACCAGCAACTGTTGAGCACCAACAGTTGCAAACCATCCTAAACTCATTTgatactcacccgagcccctcgggctccaaaccaaacatgcacactagTATAATAACATGCTACGAACTTGCTCTCTAccttaaatcatcaaaataacatcaaataataagaatcgatcatcaaaactcaaaataTTTCAACTTAATTCAATTTTTCACAATTTCACACATAATGTGCCGAAACGCGTTCGGGTCACCCCGGATCCTAAACAAATGTtcgtacaagtccaaaaacatcatacaaacctatcagAATTATCAATACatcgatccgaggtcgtttacccaaaatattgaccgtggtcaactctagcctcattttaatttaaaaattatattttcttcaaatatttacATAAATGCTTTATGAAACGTGACACAGACCATGTACAtaaatcaagaaatatcaaatgaagctatgggaggtctcagaacacataattaaaggttagtactcaaaatgacctatcgggtacattctccacctctaaaagaaagtTCGTTCTCAAATGagcatagaaaagtacctagacTAGTAAAAAGGTAGGGGTATTTACTCTACATATTGAACTCGGAATCCCACGTAGCCGCCTCGATTGCCTGACCTCTCAACTATATTTTTACACAAGGAaaactcttggatctcaactttcgaacctgccgatctagaatagccaccggctcttcctcatatgtcagattttcatcaagctgcaccatgctaaagtccaaaacatgtgattTGTCCTCAAGGTACTTCTGAACCATGAAAACATTAAATACCTTATGTACCCttgctaggctaggaggcaatgcaagcctataagcaacctccccaactctctccaagatcttaaataggccaataaacctcgggctcaacttgcccttcatgCCAAAccgcatcacgcccttcataggcgacactcTAGGAAGCACATTATTACCCACCATGAAGGACACATCTCGAACTTTTCGGTTCGCATAACTATTCTTCCTTGACTGAgctgtatgaagtcgctcctgaatcaccttaaccttttccaaggcatcacggaccaaatcagtgcccaacaatccAACCtctccgggctcaaaccaaccaatcggcaaacgacatcgcctcccatataaggcctcgcacgaagccatctgaatactcgactagtaactattgttgtaggcaaactctacgagcggtagaaactgatcccatgaacctctgAAATCAATAACACGGGcatgtaacatgtcctccaacaTCTAAATAGTGTGATCAGGTTGTCCATCCGTATAATGATGAAATGCAGTACTTAGCTCGACttacgtgcccaactcacgctgcacgACTCTTCACCAATGAAATATGAACTGAGTGCCTCAGTCATaaatgatagaaatgggcacGCCGTGCAGGCGGATAATCTTCCGGATGTAAATCTAATCCAACCGCTCTGATGAATAGGAAGTCATcatcggaatgaagtgtgcggacatagtcaaccgatccacaataacctagaCTCTATCATATCTCCTCAAGGtctgtggtaagcctaccacaaaatctatagtaatgtgctcccacttccactccggtatctaCAATCTATGAATCAACCCACTCGatttttgatgctcatacttcacctgttaacaattcaaacaccgagagacataagcAACAATACATTTCTTTAttctccgccaccaatagtgttgtttcaagttaCGGTACATCTTTGTGACATCTAGTGAATGGAAtagcgcgaactgtgagcctcctcaaggatcaaatctctcaacccatcaacatttgaaatacaaatccggccctgaagccgcataacaccatcatcactaatcacaacctccttagcaccaccctgctgcaccgtgtccttcaaCACCAaaaagtgaggatcatcaaactggcgagccttgatatgctccaaAAATGATGACTATGGCACAACCCAAGCATGAACCCGACTTGGCTCCGAAaaatccaatctcacaaatcgaTTAGCCAAATCCCGAACATCCATAGCTAGTGGCCTGCCCGTTGCCGGTAAATATTCCAAGTTGCCCATGCTCtaagccttcctactcaatgcatcaacCACTAAATTggctttcccggatgatataatatggtgatatcgtagtcttcaagaaactctaaccatcttcgctgccgcaaacTAAGGTCTTCCTGCTTAtataagtgctggagactccgatggtcgaTATAGATCTCACATGGAACGCTGTATAGatagttcctccaaatcttcaatgcgtggataatggctgccaactctaaatcatgcacaaggtaattcttctcatgaaccttcaactgccgagacgcgtaggcaatcacccaactgtcctgcatcaacaccataCCAagccaatacgcgatgcatcacaatacacggtataagatcccaaacttgtaggcaacaccaacactagggttgtTGTCAatgcagtcttaagcttctaaaagctcgcctcacactcgtcggaccatctgaaaagagcactCTTCTAggtcaacttagtcaatggggctgagatagatgaaaacccctccgcGAATCagcgataataacctaccaaacccaagaagctctctctgtagctgaagtaggtctagtccagttctaaactgcctcaatcttcttaggatccgcCTTAATGCCCTTGaaagatacaacatggcccaagaaggcaaccgagtccaaccaaaactcacactttgaaaacttggtatattgtcacgccccaaactcgggacGCGCAActggcgctcaatcgagtgaactcgaccgagcaagcctgttagattttcttctacccaaactcatgaataaagaggagatgcactccattaatcaaacactgaaaatattttattagcaactcccatttcatttccattagtagctttattcataatttccaaaatattacaagtttatagatataatgaaaaatatgtttgccaaataccaatatttctagttcaatcCCCCACATCAAACAtcacccacaacatgtctacgaagcctttaagtacaacagaagagtagtatggaagtgccgagccctggctatacctcaaaacacaatgtacaactcgaatgacatcaggcccagaatagagtagggctcaccaaaacctgctgaatagagagtgattgctaacgaggaccaaagctacccgctgatgaaccacttgcatccattaaagatgcagcgctccaGACAAAATGGACGTTAgaacatatggaatagtactagtatctaaagctaactgtcctctttcaaaatagaatgttaatgtaagaaagggaaaaccatggaaacaacaatcaacaatcaatgatattcaaatgccatgttaaaacataataatttccaaattatgaagataacactgtgaagtgataatcaaaatatgatgataatattatttttggttgggagatctttaacaccgatataccactgttccaataccatcgttcacaataccaataccaccgtacttttagtacGGAGTTCGATcatgacccaatcggctaggccatcttatctgagacatcaaccacaatcacaatttcaattacaatttccagcacaatcaccaccatgtgtgcaacatggcgtccgatacgacccgatcggttaagccatctcaccataatgttgtgtggatcgacatcatccttttctatcaatcatctcatcccaattaaggggaataattttatcacattaaTCTCattccaaataaggggaataattctatcacatcaatcttatcccaaataaggggaatgatcacaattcactcctacaccggcatgtgtagtttcagggttaggttatttcaacctacccttcctcggtgactatcgatactcccaaaaatatttgtgATTTGCATACTAAGGAAACAGAAGTACAAATTGcaatttacctcataacctttcataccatatATAGCTTCATTGGTACTTTCagctacttacaacatcattatttcattggctctcttggccatgcATATGATTTATTATTCATGGCATGGTGGCCGTAtatcatatttcacacttttatttctttcctttcatggatcatcatcataaatatcaacatataaaatatttcgaaaatcacaactttaaattcattagtaatgaggactttaaacacaatggatttcttccaagaaatggagtaaaatgtttggcaatcaaagcacaagttaaaatcataaactagtagcacatcatttattcttgaaatacttttctccaaaaagggcaatacacaatttcaactcatgaatctATAGGAGTTCAAAACACGTTGGAAAtgcttacaaagcatagcattaattgaaacaaccacatttgggcacagcttgagtacataagcttttaggcaaatctattttcgaagtcaatttggaacagttgaatcaagactCATTTATTTACCTTTTCacgtcatttcatttcattggcaccattagccacaagtataactttcattcttggcacgatggccacactttatatcaccAACTCTCTTCTtacactttcaagcatctttatatatTATCAACAAAAGGCATTTCAAATAAAGACTTTAGGTTCAaaacacatatgagcaatttagagtcataagcatatcgagtttttctcacacaatttggcatactagcttttatttggaacacgactcaaagccataacattttaatacacaacccatattttgaacatatatctttcgacataaggctcatttggaatagtcaagtttataaggaataactcggaacataggaattaggaacttgagccaaccatactggaaacttacgggaacatcatggaattcatttctaaaagagtattttagccaacataccttgcttgagctttccttaagttactacaacgttccgaaaatcctagcaatcccaatctattttgagacataacaaaatattaaacaaattaggaagatattcatgctttcagctcatttgagcattttatcaaacactaggtgtgcaatttgaccacaaggttcttctacaagatttcctttactccacaacccaatctttacctatTTGAGTTcaaaaatcttcccacaaaccttattggtacatgcatgtatacataatactctcacacccaagaatcatactcctaatcacccatttttatcccaaattcgaaattgaagactagggttagaatcttaccttttgagtgaagatcttgtgagatttccttgttggatttcaaagcttggacaagatcttgatgaacaaagaacTTGGGCTTCTTCCTCTctatagaacactctcacttctctctaaaaatatcatattttgagtgaagatcttgtgagatttccttgttggatttcaaagcttggacaagatcttgatgaacaaagaacCTGGGCTTCTTCCTCTctatagaacactctcacttctctctaaaaatatcatatttttgccttcaaaatgagccccaaaggctatttatcaaaatggggtcgggttataaaaataggaaaatagaccctccgaactcaggtctgcggtctcagaatggaccgcataacaggtatgcggtccgcacaatggaCCATAAAACTGATGCTCAGAACTGGGCTGCATTGGTTAGGTCTGCGATCATTCTGCTGTCCGCAGACTATTTTTGGGGTTCGcagaatgattctgcggtcgcagaattgaccgcagaatcacattcttccaacctttgggaatttggtcataacgtcttgtaggagtgtccaaatgacaaacggtttaaagcgttagaaactagactcgaagatctttcatttaatAGGTTTTCCATcatataaatccttatatatatgtagatatgctcatccaaagtttggtcttgtgcgtactcatttggaactttagtctatcatgtaatttccaacttgacttagacttagggctctccttagacacCACATCACTTTTAATATTCctcatacacttattatcatatccaattgatatctatTCTATTAATAGttctcgtctgcacacaaaataatataattagcgcacatcaactttcttaatag
The DNA window shown above is from Nicotiana tomentosiformis chromosome 8, ASM39032v3, whole genome shotgun sequence and carries:
- the LOC138897446 gene encoding uncharacterized protein, producing the protein MASCEALYGRRCRLPIGWFEPGEVGLLGTDLVRDALEKVKVIQERLHTAQSRKNSYANRKVRDVSFMVGNNVLPRVSPMKGVMRFGMKGKLSPRFIGLFKILERVGEVAYRLALPPSLARVHKVFNVFMVQKYLEDKSHVLDFSMVQLDENLTYEEEPVAILDRQVRKLRSKSFPCVKI